The DNA segment GTCAGACGGTTGTGAAACACATGACCTTCCTGGGCACTTACTACCTGAGTTACCTGTGCCAAACGTCGAAACGCCGAAGAATACAGAATGCGATCGCGATCTATTTGAAAAGCCTGGCGACTGTCTCCTGGTTTGTGACCTCGATCGCTAAATAAACTGTGCTGTCTTTCTTCTCGGCTTAACATCACTACCGATCCTTAAAATTACTTTACTTCCACTTTAAACACACAAAGTAGTTAGTGGTTAGTAGTTAGTAGTTGCCTGTTTAAATCTGGGAACCTATTTTATCGACCCAATCACTCAAGTTGTCACGATTGAGACGATAGCTCAAAGGATGAGCGATCAGTCTAGCGCTACTTTCGTATAAAACGTCAATTTCAATTAAGCCATTATCTTTTAGAGTACGTCCAGTAGAAACTAAATCGACAATCGCTTCAGACATTCCAGTAATTGGTCCGAGTTCTACCGAACCAGACAGAGGTACAATTTCAACAGGCAAATCGATACTTTCAAAATGCTCTTTAGCACAATTGACAAATTTAGAAGCCACTCTACCATGAGGTGGTAGTTCGAGCGATCGCTTGTAGCTACTAGTTGCGGGTACGGCAACAGACATACGGCAATAGCCAAACTGAAGGTCGCTTAAATTAGCAACCTGGGGCTGTTTTTCACGCAAAACATCGTAACCGACAATGCCTAGCTGTGCCTGTCCGTATTCCACGTACACGGGAACATCCTGCGCTCTAACTAACAAAGCGCGAGCAGTTTGAGTAGACTCGACTTTTTGTAGCTGTCGATTGCTTTTATCGAGAAACACACTAAAATCCCAACCAATATTTTGCAAGATTTTAATACTGTCTTTTAATAATGCGCCTTTGGGTAAAGCAATAGTAATCATAAAAATACTTTGTCAGAATCAATCTCGATTTTCTCAATCTCAAGCTGCATATTCTAAGTTACCATCGCCTGGGCATCGGTGTTAGGCAATCTATTTCTATCGAGCCAAACCTTGCTAATGTCAGGAAACAAAGATACAAAGTCTTTGAATTTAACAGAAACTTTGTCAATATAGTTAACTAATACACAAAAATTTATTTGAGAAATGATAAGCTCGATGCGTAAATACAAAAGTAATTAAGTCGATTATTTTTGCTGCTGCGTCTTCGGGTAATCGTATTAACATCTATCATTACATAGCAGAGGTTTCACTGGAATGGATTGCAGGCACATTCAGTTCTGTACGGATAAATCAAAAGTCGATTTTTCTCAACTGCAAGACTTATTTAAAGCTGGTGCTTTTTGGGCGAGAGAACGCAAACTAGAAGATTTACAAATTGCGATCGCTAACAGCAATCCCATAGTTACTGTTTGGGATAATCTACGTTTGATTGGCTTTGCCAGGGCTACGTCTGATGGTATTTATCGCGCTGGCATTTGGGACGTAGTCGTTCATCCAGACTATCAGGGTATCGGGTTAGGACGCAAATTAGTTGAAACGGTATTATCTCATCCCCACGTAAACAAAGTAGAACGAGTTTATTTGACGACAACCTATCAACAAAGTTTTTACGAGCGCATCGGCTTCGTACGTAACGATACGACTACGATGGTATTGTATAACTCTCAACCTGCTGCCAACTTGTCTTTATTGCAGCAGCGATCGCCAGCAGAAGCGAAGTCTTAGTTTTAAATTCGGCTAAAAAAGTTTATAAAGCAGTAATGCCAGACCGCTCTTGTGTCTACTAATTCTAAACTTGAAGAATACTTA comes from the Myxosarcina sp. GI1 genome and includes:
- the hisG gene encoding ATP phosphoribosyltransferase, encoding MITIALPKGALLKDSIKILQNIGWDFSVFLDKSNRQLQKVESTQTARALLVRAQDVPVYVEYGQAQLGIVGYDVLREKQPQVANLSDLQFGYCRMSVAVPATSSYKRSLELPPHGRVASKFVNCAKEHFESIDLPVEIVPLSGSVELGPITGMSEAIVDLVSTGRTLKDNGLIEIDVLYESSARLIAHPLSYRLNRDNLSDWVDKIGSQI
- a CDS encoding GNAT family N-acetyltransferase, which produces MDCRHIQFCTDKSKVDFSQLQDLFKAGAFWARERKLEDLQIAIANSNPIVTVWDNLRLIGFARATSDGIYRAGIWDVVVHPDYQGIGLGRKLVETVLSHPHVNKVERVYLTTTYQQSFYERIGFVRNDTTTMVLYNSQPAANLSLLQQRSPAEAKS